The nucleotide window CGAGGAGCAGTATTTTACACATACCACCCAAGATTCAAATCATGGAGCTTGACGAGGTACTGATCAAGTTTATGCACGGAAAGGGAAGAGGAAGGGAAAGACATTGGATAATCTTGAGCAAATGTCATAGAGCCTACACGACGTAAACACAGAGCGAAGCTGATTGTGTTCACAATTATCGTATTATGGGGAATCTTATGGCTAACAGCAGtacgatgatagttggtcatacttcttcgAGCAACAGTACGATAATCGATCTTACAATACGGAGCAATAGATCAGTAGCCAAAGTAGAAGTTTTGTTATTCTCTATGTTCTGCATCAATACATGCCACATTCGTCCTTGCCTCAGGAGCCACCTTGGACACGTGGTTCACGATGATCAAACTATAACCACcatcacattgatgcaccaatagcaTATGATGTATCAGCAcattatgtcatgggatcaatttcatgattgagtccaacaaacatatcatattgatatacaaatacataggatcgaggattCTAATCCATCGCTTGTGGAATTCTGTCGTTCTTTTTTATGGTAAGAACAGGTATATTTATCAatcgattacttaattcatttgaatcttaaagttcaagttgtttaaaaaataatataataattcaaattatttctttgtagataattcaatattaacggaaggacgaTCCAAAACATATCACAAAGCTATTCCTCAAAGTCCAAAAAAGATATGTCACTACTCTATCCTAATTTCCAttattttgctaaaattatactaaatttatatttattttcaacttaaaaaccctaatctaactttttttttattttttaggtatTTTGGAGCTATTTTCGATGATTTTGGGTGTACAGTTGGTACACCTCGGTGTACCGATATCTGGTACATTGGTATGCCTTGGTACATACAGTATCGATGCTTGGTTGGTACACCAGTATGGATTGAGAATTTTAGTTATCTTAGTCTCATTAAATTACTAACTTAGGAATATGAGATAGTCCTACACAATGCAAGTTTAATGTCAGATAAATAAACCATGAACATTCTTTCATCAAATAGAAAATGTGTCAGCTTAGAGCTCAATTTCATCCATTAATAGTGTCAACGTAAAAGGGATATTGAAGACTGAAGTATTTATTCTAGAAGCATGATAATAGCTACAAGAGGTCATCCTAAAGAAATAAGAAGATTTAACAATTTTTTGCCAACCTTCATCTTTGCATGTTGAAAAGAGAAGCAAACTTTTGGATAATAAATGGATGCTATTAGAAATTTGGCTAGAGTTTTAATGCTAGTTGACAAAGCCTTTAAAGTATAGGACTCCTCATTTATGGAAGGATTCAACACTTAGTAAATTTTTGCACTTATGGACTTTATTTTTCAAGCTAGTTATCAACACTAGTACGAAAAGGTGTAATCCAACACTTAAGTGTAACATGCCAAACAAAGCTAGCTTGGACACCAATTAGGAGCTTGGGCAATTGACAAGCTGACAACCAATAAGTCCAAGACCATAAAGGGAGGATACAGGATGATGTGAACAATCATGCTGCAATGTTCACCTCAACcgaaaccatttaattctaagaagtttatatcattttatatcaACAATCTTACACCTGACACATATAAAAGTTAAATGCCAATATTATCAGTAATTCTAACATGTCCCACAAAAATTTATGTTGACTATCACGATCCGGCTTAAACTTCAGTAACTAATTTATATATTGTCCACTGTTACAAGGTATGACAGTACTATCAAAGTTCTTATCTGCCTAAGAGCCAATATTACTTTTAGATAGTCTCGGTTGCATATTTACACAAAATTCTAGTCATCCCCAGACACAGTATATCAAGTTTAATGGCCCACATCCAATACATCAGAAAGTGTTGAGGTTCCTGATACTTACAAGGATTAACAAGTTTCAGAAGCAGTCCATTCAAATGTGTCATTTGTAATTGCAGGTGCATAAAGTCCaaatttatttgatgaacaaGAAATCCATGTCAACTAAATCTGTATAGATTAAACTAAACAAATACACTTAGTACAAACTGGATAAATAAACTATCAATAAGTCTTGTTTTAACAAAAATACATAAATGTATGAAAATAATCTTCCATGATTACCGATTCCTCAGAAAGACACAAAATAacatgaatattattaaaaaCAGTTTTCAAGCATGCATATCCAAGTCTAACCAAGTGAACATCATGTACTTACTTTGCCCTGATTGGCAACTTAATGGAAACTATTCCAAAATTTTAGATCAAGCTTCAACCAAAAGATTTCATGAGTATAGAAGCACCAAAAAAGTAGCACGTACCGTGTCCGGTGCTTAAGAGTTGTGTATAAAAGTTTGCAGCATGAAGTGTATAAATCGATAGAGAACTGACGATCAACATTAGAATCATGAACATCATGGAAGGGTCCTGCCTCTGGAATACTAGTAGATAATGAACAGTCATGAGAATCTTTGAGGTGACTGAAGTCCCTGAAAAGTACCATTGGTATCTGCAAACACTGGCTAGCATGGCATGTGTCCATTTGAAATGAATGCTTCCCAGCAATTGTTGTAAGAACCTCAACACACATAAGAACAACTGAACCGGAATCTGGATTAATCTCAGTTTTGTTATAAGGTAACTTCTCTATGTAAAATATTTTTGGCTGCTGGAGGTGCAAAACTATATTGAATAAACAACCCAATAAACTTGAGATATTTTCCTTTATGACTTGCTTTTGTTCTGCAGCCCATACCAGAAAAAAACGAATTATGAATAATTTcatatatgataaatatttttattcaataGCATGTTTATCGATAAGCAACTTattataatatgaatacattttcaAGCAGGGTACTTCATGTGAATGCAACCGCAAATACTTGTTGACTGCCAAATGATGATTTCCATTCTAGGTTAACTAGGAAATCAATCCATCTGTTCGAAAAATTAAATATTCATTTTGCATTGACTGCAGACACTTGTATTCATAGGGAACTCATTCAGGaaaaagaaggggaaaaaaaacATGAGACTATTGCAAAGTACCTGAAACATATTCAAGAACCATATCCAAGCAGTCAATCCCACCTGCCACATTTGGGGAGACTGTCCCTCCATCAAAATTTCCAGTTCTTACTTCATACACCATATGGCAACCTTGCGGTGTTCCAATCAGGGCCCTCTCTATTGCTTGCACAGCTGTCCTCAACTGCAATTTCACCGGTCTTCCAATGAATTTTCTGAATGACAACCGAAGTTGACTTTTGAATTCATTGATGCTGTATTCTCCAACAAGTGATTGCTTCTTATGAACACTCAcatgagtttctctctggagcatTTTTGTATTTGATCCTGTCTCATGAGATGAAAGAGTTGCAGACTTTCCTTGTAGAGAAATGCATTTCCCTATTACTCTCAAATGAATGTCTAGTAACTGTGCATACACATCTTTTGTCAAGGTAGGATCAGACAAGCTGATGTAATTCCCAACAACTTCAAGATATTTCAATGGACCATCTACCCAAACAAAGGTAAATGGATTTGGTCTGCCAACCATTTCTGCTATTCCCTGTAGAATAATATGAGAAGTTTGAACAAGAAGACCCATCGACTTTGATGACAAGTAATAAAAATTGCCATGTGGTTTCAGACTGTTGGAAAATAAAAGCGTACACTTTAGCTTAAGGATAGCTGCAGAAGCCAAAAATAGTTGTCTAACCATGAATGCTAAATGGGGACTTTCACCCTCTAATAAATTTTGTAAGAAAGACCCTCTCAAATTCTGCAGATTAGACAAATCAACATTCTGAACTGCTCTAAAAGCATTAATTACCCACTTCTTGTGGCTATCTGATGATCTTTCCTTCTTTACACTGGAATTCTTAGTGTGTTCATCATCTGACGAGTCTTTGATGTCAATCCTATAACAAGCCGAGCATTTGGATCTTGCTCCTTGCTCTCCAACAGAAAATGGCTCATGATGATGTGAACATCCAGAAGCACTTTCGATGAGTACATTTCTATACAAACTATTATTGTATGGGAGATTATGTGTAGGATGGGTTTCACTGTCTTGTCCATCATCAACAATAAATATACTAATACACGAATAAACAAAATTCTCAAATAGAACAATATAATTGCTCAATCTAGAAAGACAGGAATGGTTGAACCTCAGTGATTGTGATTGTTGTTTGTCAGTAACGTGGTCAATACCTATGCTATCTGACGTAGATGCCAGGCCCCATAGAAACCCTTGTAGGCAAGATATAACACACGATAATTTATTGAGGctcaaaatgttatgatcaattTCTTCTTTGAGTGCATGTCCCATATCCTTCAATATAACAGTTGAATTTCTTATCTGATCTGCCAGTATCTCAGCCAAAAGTTCCAAATATTTCCAGGGTTCAACATTTTCTGAAGTTACAATGTGCTGATCAATTACATTATAAGCATCTTTTCTAGTTTTGTCATAATGTAAAGGGAGCTTCATATGAAGCTTCTCATTATTTATTATAGATTGTAATGCAGTACTCATCAGTTGTTTGCCTACTGTCAAAAATATATAGGATGTGTGATCCACCAAGGAAAATGTCATAGTTTTCATCTGACTGAAATACTTCTCTCCAAAAAATGCATGTGGCAGTCCAACCAATTCATCAGCTGTCTTCAATAACCACAAGATAGTTGAATGATTAAATACAGTCAACAAATATGAGGCCTCTGGGATTTCTGCATTTTCAACAGATGCTACCACAAGATGTTTCATGGCCCGTCGACATGAAATAAACAATCTCCAAAGCTCAAAGAGGTTATCGCCATTGACCAAAGATTCACGACTTGTCAATAAGTTTGATATGACTAACCTAAACCAATGACAGAAACATTAGTACAAAAAATTTTAAAGACCAAGTAGACGAATTAACAAATAAATATTATCAACCAAATTCTAGTTCATTAAGGGTTTATTGATAATCAATAAGCAAATTCCAAACAAACTTGCTATCTGATATATGGATCTTTTCTGCCATCTATTTCTATCAAGGCATCATCACTAACTAATTAGGCTATAAACTCTGTTCTTCTGTGGTTTCTAACATAATTCTTTTAATCTATCGTTCCTTGCAGCACTAGCCTATTTTATCATGCCTCACTTGAGTATAAATTGTATAAATTGAACCATGTCAAATTATTTTCCTCAATAAGAATTAGTATATGATTTGGGAAGATGGATCTTAATACCATTTCAGATGATATTGTGAATTTATATCGGGACTTAGTATATGATGGCTTCCCTTAGCCCAATTTATCATCTAGGATCATCTAATATGGATTTTATGTCAGCTGATCAGTCGTTTAGCACCCCACTGGAGCCCTTCGACACAGTAAAGGAacttcttttacttttttttgtttttgtagtaATTTAAGTTTGTTAAGTTGTAGGTGAGCATCTCAACCTGAATATGGGTAGATCATCTCTTTGAAAATGCTATGGCATGTTGTGATCCtcatttttgtttgttttttatgTTTCCTGATGCAAAATGACAAGATGAATGATCAGACTTTTCTAGTTCTTTTGGctgttttttgtgattcttaattGTGTTGAACTTGTCAGCCTTTGATACATGATTCAAAATGACAAAATCATGTCTTTGATACATGATTTGCACGACAGAGTAACTTGTGACATGACTAACACAAGCATGCACAATGTACGATCACTTGCCAAAGTCTTGCTCGCACATGACCTGGTAATCTTCATTACAAATTGATCAGATATCCCTCTAAGGCATTATGATGCTAATTATCATTAAGACTATCTAACTGACAATTCAAAGTTAAAAATCTAACTGTTTGTGTTTACCAGCATGAATCCTCTCCCACCATTTAAACTCTAACAAGGCTGATGTCTTGTCGTTAGTATAAGGGCCACCACATTCTTCCTTAATGCTGTTAATGGGTCTTGTCTAGTCATCCTTCTCACACGTGACACCTAAAAGTAGACAAGAATTGCTACTACTAGGAGAGCAAAGTCACAACTTTCTAAAAGAAAACATTCAGAATTATTTGTCATGTTTAACACATGGATAAAAAGAACATTATCCAAAAAGAGACAATGCAACAACTAAGCAGATACAAAAACGTATATAAGGAAACAAAATTAAGAGAATATCTACCTTTCAAGATTCAGTATATATGTTGCATAATCTACAAAAGAAGTAGCAGTTACATGAACTCCGGGCATCTTACAGAATAGATATAGTAAATCTTCACAAACTTTGAGTTGCATATGGAACGAAAGACCTGATTGCCTCCCAGAAGGTATTGTACAAGAGATGTCTGAATGGACCAAATTAGATGCTGACAGTGAAGTAGGTAAAGCATGTCTGCCACCCATATCAACTGCTGGCCCTTGAATTAATGTGGTCAAGATCTCCGACCATTCTGATAATGAATACATATCCTTACAGCTTGTGCTATCATGATTTATCAGAAAAGTGAATGATTTCTTCAGAACTTGGCATAACTTTGATGTTAAATGCTTGGACAGAACCTAGACACAAGAGAAAAGGGTAAGATCTCCTGATGCCTCTCAAATTAACACAAGACAGGTATTCTGTGCCATTGGAAGCGAAAAAAATTTAGTGAGAAAAGAAAGTGATTATTTTATTAAGTTCAAAAAAAGAAACCAACTCGATCATTTAAAATCAAGCACAAATGTGTGAATTTGTCTCTCTTCTTATATGTAAGAGTCCAGAATTAAAGAACAATCTTTTCTCCTAGACATTATAGTCAAATGCATTTACTTACAGCTTGTTCATATAGAGCACTGTCGCTGATGAGCTCCAATGCAATTTGGTGCATATCAACTTTGTTGCATAAAGTTTCACCTATGCATGGCTCCCTAACAGGACCTCCGCAAGGCAATGAATACAGTAGCAAATGagataaaaacatcttcagataCTTGTTAGAAGCATGAGAGCACCAAATATTAATATTCTGGCAGAGAAACCTCCAAATTTGAGAAGGCAAAGAATTCTCATCCAAGGTGCCTTCATCTGGAGGCAAACTTTTTACCTCACCAGTTTTAAAGCTCTGGCTGCATATACATTTTCCCTCTGAAGCCAACAATGGCAGATAACCACTTAAGAATTTGGTTACTTTTACTGCCTCCTTCCTGGACGTAGCAATGAGCCGATTCAGTTGCTTGCTTAATTTTTGCATATCAAGATTCTCAAGTGGCACTTGGCTTAATTGTGAGTCCTCTTGCAAGAATTCATATGCTTTAAGCATCCTATCCAAATCATTAAGCCTTTGTATGGCCATGGCATGAAATACATAAACAAGAGGAGCATAAACTGGGGAactgtttgaaaaaaaaacatcAGATAGAGATTGAATAACATCCAGGAGGGAAATGGAAGGTCTAACTATCCAGGAGAAATAACCATCATCCAGAGACTTCCAATTATTCCTCCATTCTATTCCACTACATACATAAAATATGTTCCCAATGGCTTCTGATGCCTTTTTTGCTGAATTAGGTGGCATTAGGCTAATTGATTGCCGGTATAAACTTCTACAGGACGTGTACATACGAAAAAGGAACACAAAAAACCAGGAGATGCTAATTGGTATGCTCTGTGACTCGTTTTGGTGTTCAGGTAACTCATGGTTAGACAATTTTCGCCCTGAAATATAGTGAATAGAACTACTGACACCATCCAATGGATTTTGAACCAAACAACTGAAGCTTGGCCTTATTGATTTCATTAAATTATCAACAGAATTTCCTACTAGAACACTGTTTGTTGATGTAATCATTAGTGAATCCAGTACAATCGTGTATATCTCAGATAGAACTTTTCCCAAAAGTTCTGCTTGCATACCTAAATGCAACATGCAGCTATTTAAGGTACTTGTTTCACCTAAAAATATACCATTACGTACAGAACCATGTTTGATCCATTCTAGTGAATTTGTAATATCTGTATTCAGCTGCAGTATACATCCATTAGCTTGTCGTTCTGGTATTGACTTGATAGAATTAGAAATCGCAAGTCGAAATGAGTCTGACATTAATAGGGCTGTCATTGATTTTAAACATATCTCCGCAGACAGAGGTGAAGAAGCAACGAACACAGATTTACCAGTTGATTCAGCATCACTAGCAACTGCAAAGAGTCTCACAGCTCTACAGAGTgcaaaaatgggactattaacctACAATGATAACATGACTATCAACAAGCATTTTATAAGACCAAAGGCAGGTAAAGATAAccaagaaacaaaaattgttagCAAGAAAGAAACCATGTAAGAACAATATTAGTCAAATGACTTCTACCTCGTTTCTCAATGGCTCATTGAAAGATCTGCTTTGGGAGTGAATAAGTGGTCCACAAAATTAGACATGAAATTAGGTAGCATAACAAGAGCCGAGAAAGGTAACCAGCTGGATAATTATCGTGGATCTATTCCTAAAAGAAAAGTGTTGCTTTCCATAAAATGGTTATATTTTATGACCAACATTAACTTTAAATACTGCTGTCAGTGCTTTACTAGTTAGTGATCCCCTCCCTCGACATTATCTAACAAAAATATTAAGGAAGTCATCAAGCACAACCGATTACACCAGTTTGATGACAATTTACGAGAGATTATTATCTGACATGCAAAAGATGTGCCCCTTCGTACTTCACAGTGAATTTCCTCACCACTGTCCAACAGTATGCACAAAAAATGAGTTACTAATTGCTATACTGCATATGCCATCCAGTTCAAACATCCTGCTTTCTTATTCATGAACTTATTACATTTTGAACACATTAAATCCATGGACCTGGGATTACAATATAACAAGGAGTATCCAGGACATTAGTAGGCTCAAAAATGAAAAAGACGCAAATATgcagaaaggaaaaagaaaagaagagactgAGTTATCAGGAGAAGAACTTGTCACTTAGAACTTAGAAAGTATATCTTCAAACAAATACCGGTAACCGGTAATAATCTTAAGCCAAAAGAAAGCAATTAAAATAATAGCATTGTTCTACAATATAGGGGGTATATATAAGTGATGACAAATAGCCTCAAACTCCAAGTAAATATATTATCTAGAAGAGATTGATTGGCAAAGCTTTAATTTGATAACTCCACATCTCCTTATACGTCCATGGGATTAGTTAAGAACAATGAATCACTCAAAAACCAGATGCATCAAACGTCAGGTTTTGCTTGGAAAGGAAACAAATGTCAAGCAACTCATAGATCACTGGAGaagaaactgcagagaaactcaaatccatttcaaaaaactTCAAGGTCAGGCAACAAAATGTAAATAAACTAGTAGTGAGGCCAACTTCATTTACCAGCAACTCCCCTGATAAAATTTACATTCAGATTATTTTATACATCAAGATGATAATTGCATGACATCAACACAATCAACATTTGGGCACTTCAGCCAAACATTAGGGCATGTTATCGATGCAATCTGACAAAAGTTTAGTAACATTTTTGCAAACAATTGGTAGGAATGAATTGACATGGTTGCATTTGCCATTGAGCATAAATGCAAGATAAATAAACTAcacaatataattttgtaatactTCCTATAGCAGAGGaaagttcttttttttatttggaaGTTCCAAAACTAATGGTAGAAAATGATGACCATGGTATCCCACTAACCTGTCGAAGCTCACCATATATGTTAATTACTTGACAACTGAGTTTCAAAATCCCAGAAACTAACAAAGAACATGGCTTTGTATCAGCCAAAGGCATCTGAACATTCAAGTACGCGAATATCATTAACCATAGTTCCACTAGGTCATTCCCAACAGCCTTATACTCGATTTCCAAAAAATATCCAACTGAAACAAAAATCTCCTTTGCAAGTAGAGGCAAGATTCTTTTAATTCTTACATTGTCCACGTGTAACACTGACAACCAAAATAGATAAATTTTCCCAGAAATATAAACAATTATGTCATAGATGTGTTTCAAAAAGTTAAAATAAGACTCTTCAGATGTGTCTTCTGTGGGCATATATATCTTCTCATCAATAAAAATTGTAAGAGTCTCATTCACGGACTTGAGCATGCAATGACCCTCCACCAACCTGATTTCTAGGAGCTCTTTATCCTGTGAGAGGTCAAGCTCTGCGCACCTTTTACACTCAAGCACTAGAGGCTCTAAGAACTGTGTGAATACTCCAAATAGTGGTTTGCTAGTTTCTTCAGCTTTTTCAGGAATCTCAGTATGCCTTCCTGAAGCATTGTTGACTTTTGATGCCAAACTAGCATTTTTTTTACTCCTAACTTCATTGATGAACAAACAAAGAAGGTACCCAAAGCCACCAAGTGAAACTGCCTTCTTCTCTGCAATCATCTTCTCTAATCTCCGAAAAAAGTGTCTGTGATAGCTCTCATTAATGCCCTTCAATCGTCTGCCCTCCTCTGCATTTGAACTCTTCAAGCATAAAAGCCCGTTAATATGTGCTGGATGAAATACCCCAATAGACAAAACTTCTTTGACAATCCTCAACAGGTTATGCGCTTCTTGGCATTTCCCTTCATTCACTCGTAACTGCAATAAAACTAGCAATTCAAGCAATGGCTCGAGCAACCTATCCACAAAAGCACCAAAGACATTTCTAGGATTCGGGTGAAACCTTAGAAAACCAACAAAGTCCTCAAGAAGAAGACTTGAAAGACTTGTCAAGACTCCACCACTGGAAGAACCAAGCTCATCATTCATGAAAACCTTACGAACAAGGCTAACAGCCTCAGCAGCACATGAAACCCAGAGTTCAACACCAGCATTGTAGAAAGCTCTGGAATTGGCTAAAAGAAGCAAAGAAAGGCACTCAAAAACATGCTTGAATAACCTATCAGACTCTTCCTTGAGCAATGAGCTATCACCATCAAACAGAAGCAACGCATGGTGCAAGACACGGGTAACGGCTCGCAGTAGATTCGAGGAAACGCCAACGGACGGCTTCTGTAAGCAGAATCTGAGAACAGCCCAACATCTGTAATCCAAACATGAGTCACAAAATTCCGCGTTTCGTTTACTACTCTCAAAAGAGATCAAATGGAGCTGAATCCAATCAATCAGAAAGGACACAAGACGGGGGATCCCAACGACCTCCGCGCCTTGATCATCACCATCACCAATCAAGCTCACGTAATCAAAAGCAATCTCGATCTTCCTGCACAAAACACAACCCTTATCGGATTCAACGAAACTGAAAGGGAAAACAAATATGCAATTTCTTGGTGTAAAGAAGGGACCTTTGAATAGGGATATCTTTAATCTGGAGGGAAAGGATGAGATCGAGATTCGCCCAGGCTCCTCTCTGATctgttatcttcttcttctttctgagCTCGGCActcgcttctcctcctcctcctcctccatcttgcTCCTGGGGTTCTGGGGGATGGACGTGAGACCGTTTCCGCTTACTGGTGCCAGGGTTTTCTGAGAGGATCGGGACGGCGTTCGCCATGACCGAGCTCGAGACCGTAGCAGGAGGGTTCACGAAGCCGTTGGTAGGGTTTCTTGAGCCGGTTTTGAAAGGACGGGGCAGAGGGGTCTAAATATTCGTGAAAGGAAAGATCTGAATCGTTGGATGTTGAATCTAACGGCCAGGATGGTTTAGCCGAAGCGACGGCGCTGCAATTAATGGCTGTATCAGGAATACATATGCCGTGAGATTTGTGATTGCGATCTCGACGAGCaagatcggaagaagcgattagagCAAACCATCGAAATAAAAGCCTTTTTTATTTAAACAAAATGAGAtaacaaatattatttatatCCTAAAAATTATCTTACTATTTTAACAAACATGAAAACAAATCATACCATGTTAACAatagaaataaaatttaattacctaaaaaataatatatgatatattaattaaaattaaataaagattatccatttataattttgaaaaatgggTATGGATGATTAAAAGTTTAGCGAACCTTTCCTTTCTTTGCTGCCGCCTCTCAAACCTCTTCATCGTCAACGAACATTGCATGGTTGCCATTGGAAGAACGAGTTCAGCCTTTTCCTTTTGTGAGCTGAATTCTTAGCTTAAATACTCTAAATAAGTCATTGCATAGTTGCCATTGGACGAATGAGTTCAGCCTTTTCCTTTTGTCAGCTGAATTCTAGCTTAAAATCTCTAAATAAGTTTGCGTTCAATCTGCAGATTCTATCTACAGTTCTTGTAATCTTTGCCTTTTTGATTCAAGACCACAGTGTTTCTTCTTAGTTTTCCTTCGTACGACCATCtcatgcttatatatatatagaagaaaaGCATGTGTTTTCTGCGAAGAAAAGATTCATCATAGATGATAAATCCAAGAACAGAGATACTGCAAGCACTCAAAACCTAAACAGAATTTCCATATCTCCCTTCTAATTAACGATCTTGCATGTTTTGGATGCACGAAACAACTTGGTCCATGTACAGAATAAATCTTGAAGAAGGATCCTGTCGCCGACAACTTGCCATGTTGGCGCTTGCTCTATGAACATTAAACGCGCTCCGTTGCTGCGAGGCTAGCAGACGAcgacgccgccgcctcctcctcctttgcGGGCTCGGAATTTGCTGCTCCACTCTCTCCTATTTCGAGAGCAAGGTTGAGCGGAGCTCCCGCAGACGGGTATACCCGCTTGCTCGACCCCTCCGTCGCTGTCCCATCGGCCCGCCGCCTCACCGAGAACGTCCGCAGCAGGAACCCCCACCGACCGCTCCGCCCCCCTCGGTACCCCCTGCTCCCGCTCGCCTCCCCGCGGGCTCGCGCTTCCGCCACGCTCGCCGCCCGCCGGAGCCCCGCTGCCGTGAAGATTTCCTGCCTTACGTGCCCCGGGAGCCGCAGCGTGTACCGGTCCACCTCCTCACCCTTGTGCCCCGTCGAGTGCCATCTCCGGTACCCCACCGCCGGCAGCCGCCCCCCCTCGAGATCTCCTTCCACCGTCGCTCCGACGTCCTCCGTAGGCGTGGATTCGCAGGCTGCGTCGGCGGCGTCCGCGGGCTCCGGCTCCGCGAGGTTGGCCCGGCAGACGGGACAGGTGACGTGGGTGCCTAGCCAGACGTCGATACAGTCGACGTGGAACACGTGGCAGCATCTAGGGAGCAACCGGAGGGTGTCGTCGTGGGCGAACTCGGAGAGGCAGACGGCGCATTCCAGCGCGCCCTTCCCTTTCTTGTGCTCCTTTGCCTCCGCATACGCCATGGTGGGGAACGAAGCGAGCACCTCGGGGTCGAGCCCTCGCCGCGCCGCT belongs to Musa acuminata AAA Group cultivar baxijiao chromosome BXJ3-5, Cavendish_Baxijiao_AAA, whole genome shotgun sequence and includes:
- the LOC135638105 gene encoding uncharacterized protein LOC135638105 isoform X3 codes for the protein MANAVPILSENPGTSKRKRSHVHPPEPQEQDGGGGGGEASAELRKKKKITDQRGAWANLDLILSLQIKDIPIQRKIEIAFDYVSLIGDGDDQGAEVVGIPRLVSFLIDWIQLHLISFESSKRNAEFCDSCLDYRCWAVLRFCLQKPSVGVSSNLLRAVTRVLHHALLLFDGDSSLLKEESDRLFKHVFECLSLLLLANSRAFYNAGVELWVSCAAEAVSLVRKVFMNDELGSSSGGVLTSLSSLLLEDFVGFLRFHPNPRNVFGAFVDRLLEPLLELLVLLQLRVNEGKCQEAHNLLRIVKEVLSIGVFHPAHINGLLCLKSSNAEEGRRLKGINESYHRHFFRRLEKMIAEKKAVSLGGFGYLLCLFINEVRSKKNASLASKVNNASGRHTEIPEKAEETSKPLFGVFTQFLEPLVLECKRCAELDLSQDKELLEIRLVEGHCMLKSVNETLTIFIDEKIYMPTEDTSEESYFNFLKHIYDIIVYISGKIYLFWLSVLHVDNVRIKRILPLLAKEIFVSVGYFLEIEYKAVGNDLVELWLMIFAYLNVQMPLADTKPCSLLVSGILKLSCQVINIYGELRQVNSPIFALCRAVRLFAVASDAESTGKSVFVASSPLSAEICLKSMTALLMSDSFRLAISNSIKSIPERQANGCILQLNTDITNSLEWIKHGSVRNGIFLGETSTLNSCMLHLGMQAELLGKVLSEIYTIVLDSLMITSTNSVLVGNSVDNLMKSIRPSFSCLVQNPLDGVSSSIHYISGRKLSNHELPEHQNESQSIPISISWFFVFLFRMYTSCRSLYRQSISLMPPNSAKKASEAIGNIFYVCSGIEWRNNWKSLDDGYFSWIVRPSISLLDVIQSLSDVFFSNSSPVYAPLVYVFHAMAIQRLNDLDRMLKAYEFLQEDSQLSQVPLENLDMQKLSKQLNRLIATSRKEAVKVTKFLSGYLPLLASEGKCICSQSFKTGEVKSLPPDEGTLDENSLPSQIWRFLCQNINIWCSHASNKYLKMFLSHLLLYSLPCGGPVREPCIGETLCNKVDMHQIALELISDSALYEQAVLSKHLTSKLCQVLKKSFTFLINHDSTSCKDMYSLSEWSEILTTLIQGPAVDMGGRHALPTSLSASNLVHSDISCTIPSGRQSGLSFHMQLKVCEDLLYLFCKMPGVHVTATSFVDYATYILNLERLVISNLLTSRESLVNGDNLFELWRLFISCRRAMKHLVVASVENAEIPEASYLLTVFNHSTILWLLKTADELVGLPHAFFGEKYFSQMKTMTFSLVDHTSYIFLTVGKQLMSTALQSIINNEKLHMKLPLHYDKTRKDAYNVIDQHIVTSENVEPWKYLELLAEILADQIRNSTVILKDMGHALKEEIDHNILSLNKLSCVISCLQGFLWGLASTSDSIGIDHVTDKQQSQSLRFNHSCLSRLSNYIVLFENFVYSCISIFIVDDGQDSETHPTHNLPYNNSLYRNVLIESASGCSHHHEPFSVGEQGARSKCSACYRIDIKDSSDDEHTKNSSVKKERSSDSHKKWVINAFRAVQNVDLSNLQNLRGSFLQNLLEGESPHLAFMVRQLFLASAAILKLKCTLLFSNSLKPHGNFYYLSSKSMGLLVQTSHIILQGIAEMVGRPNPFTFVWVDGPLKYLEVVGNYISLSDPTLTKDVYAQLLDIHLRVIGKCISLQGKSATLSSHETGSNTKMLQRETHVSVHKKQSLVGEYSINEFKSQLRLSFRKFIGRPVKLQLRTAVQAIERALIGTPQGCHMVYEVRTGNFDGGTVSPNVAGGIDCLDMVLEYVSEQKQVIKENISSLLGCLFNIVLHLQQPKIFYIEKLPYNKTEINPDSGSVVLMCVEVLTTIAGKHSFQMDTCHASQCLQIPMVLFRDFSHLKDSHDCSLSTSIPEAGPFHDVHDSNVDRQFSIDLYTSCCKLLYTTLKHRTRLNNVLPYFKIQLSLCLTVWRILTQIHIAEKVILPGMCRRR